ACGCCGGGGTGCAGAGCTCGGCTGCGCCAGCCATGCCGCCCAGGATGGCGCTGCCGGCTGCTCCGGCGCTGCTCCGGCACGGCCGGCACTTCCCGGGAGCTGGCTGAGAGGAGGGGAATCACTGCGTGCCGCCACGGACACGGCTCCCATGGGTGACCTCCCCAGCCGCTACCTACGATCCATTACCTGGAATTGCGCATTTATTCCTTTACGGCCCCCGGGGGCATGTCGGgcacgcagccccccccccccgcaccccgtgGCCGCCCGCTTCGTTATTAGCAGGCGATGGGGGGGCTTAACAACCACTGGTGccttggggtggggtggggggggtgaggggtccCTCCCCATCACCGGtacccagcaccccccagggcAGGACACCTGTCCCGCGGCCACCCCAACACCCCGGCATGGGGGGGTCCCCTCCCGCAGGCACCCTGTTCCCCCCTGCCCATGGGTGCTGGCACCCAGGATCCCGCCcactccccccccagcccttctcctccgcacccccatttccccccagaTTGCCGGGCTCCAGCAGGGActttacgggggggggggggggggcaggtggtgCTTCCCCCCTCCTCTCGCTGATGGGGAGCGACACGATGGGCGTCTATCACGAAATCCTCCCTGTGACGCGTGTTCTGCCTCcctgtcgtcgtccccccccccaaaacgtgTGGGGCTGGACCCTGCTTCACCCCATGGGGAATTGCTAATCCCCCTGCGAGCACCctgcactgccccccccccagggcccggGGGTGCGAGCATCCCgacccggcgggggcgggggggggggttgttccCTTATCGATTGCCTCGTAGCCCACATTTTTCCTTTATCGTTACGGCTTTAATTAGAGGCTCCGGCTGCTGTGTCAGCAGTTTGCGGCAGCCCTGGAGGCCGCGGCTCTGCGGAGCGGACAGGGactctgcctgcatccctgcctgcctgcctgcatccctgcctgcatccctgcctgcatccctgcctgctggcatagctgcctgcctgcatccctgcctgcatccctgcctgcatccctgcatccctgccttcctgcatccctgcctgcatcccttgcatccctgcctgcatcccttgcatccctgcctgcatccctgcatccctgccttcctgcatccctggctgcatcccttgcatccctgcctgcatccctgcctgcttgcatccctgcctgcatccctgccttcctgcatccctgcctgcatccttgcctgcctgcatccctgcctgcatccctgcctgcctgccatgGGGTCAGTGATGGTCTGacctggagaggggacagcaaagggctaccaagatgctgaggggactggacccgctctctgatggggaaaggctgagggatttgggtctcttcagtctggacaaaagacggctgaggggggaccttatcaacgctgataaatactgaaagggggggtgtcaggaggacggggccaggctcttctcagtggtgcccggggacaggacaaggggtaacgggcacaaacgtgaccatgggaagttccacctcaacacgaggaggaacttctttgctgtgagggtggcagagccctggcacaggctgcccagagaggtgggggagtctccgtctctggagacatcccaaaccccctggacacgttcctgtgccaccggctctgggtgaccctgctctggcagggggtgggactgggtgatctccagaggtcccttcccacccccgaCACGTGCCCGCACCCAGGTGGCCACATGGCAACCGGCGTGTGGCCGGGGGATGTAGCGGAGGGGTTCCGGAGAGCCCCAaaccccgccggccgcccccatGCCCCATCCCGGTGCCGATGGGTTTTCCCAGCTCTGGGGGGGACCCTGCGTGGGACAACGCGGGGGGGGTCCTGCCATCGTTCCTAGTGGCACCATGCCACCCGACTGACCCAATTTAGGGGGTTCCAAGCCATAAAGGCCAATTAGGCGGGGACGGGGTGCGGTGCGTTATGCAAATCAGCTAAACTGTTTATGCAAACGAGCCCGTGCTGCAATCCTAATGACTCGGGGCGGGGGAACGGCAAATGAAATGGCAAATAAAATGCTCTCCccctacaaaaaaacccaaaaagcagtCGCCGCAGTCTGCGGTTTAGGGTTTTGGGGGTGAAAATCCAGCGGGAAAGctggcgggggggagaggggagaggcagGATGGTGCTcagccctcccccccacctcgctgccgtgcctcagtttccccacctgccccagtggagcggggccggggccgcgccgaCCTCGCGCAGCTTCTTGCTTCTGGGTATTTTTAATCTTGGCAAGGATGTCTGtccgtccgcccgcccgcccactCGCCCACCCACCTTCCTCCACCGCCCAcgttcatcctcctcctccctcccggcCGAGCTCCCCGTGTCGGCCGTGGGGACCCCGCGCTgcgtccccgggggggggaatatgggggtccccggggagtcaccgcctcctcctgctgccgtcTGCCCCATGGGGAGGGTGGGTGTCCCTtgtaggggctgtggggctgggggctgcagggatgtggggctgggggctatggggctgtgaggatgtggggctggagagctgggggctgcggggctatggggctgggggctatggggctgtgaggatgtggggctggagagctgggggctgcggggctatggggctgggggctgtggggctgggggctgtagGGCTGTGGGGATAGggtctgcagggctgggggctgtagggatgtggggctggggactatggggctggggcaggggtcCCCAAACCCCGGTCTGGGGACGGGGGACCCTCTCCCGGCCACGTCCCCGGAGATGCGGGTGGCACCGGTGGGCTCGGCAAAGCCCTTGACACCAAAAAACcttgcgggggggaggggggggggtgtccatggGGGTGGCCAGTGCTGGACCACCACCCGGTGGGGCAGCAtccagccccccccagggacaTGGGGTGGGGGTCCCGGCGATAGTCCCCAAGGCTCCCACGGTGGCCTGGGGACACGTATGCCACCCAGGGGAGGGGGAGACCcacactgggggtggggggagcagccaaattgccccccatcccctcccctgccgGGAACCCAAGGGTATATTTTTAACGGGCCCTGCGCTCGGCTATAGCCGTGCTGGCAGCAGTAGCCACACGGGCCGCTGGCGGTAGCCACACTTGCAGGAGCCGCGGTGCCCCCCCTCCAAGCTCAGATGGGTGATGTTGGGGGTAtcacgcccccccctccccattctccccctcctcaccccagcaCCCCTCCACCGCCCCGATCCCGGCCGGAGCTGCCGGCTCCCGGGGGATTCCGGGAAAAACCGCCCCATCGGCAGAATTTTCCCAAATCCAAGGCGCTTGGTTATTTTGCCGCGCTCGGATGAATCCGGCCTTCGATTACCAGGCGTTAAATCTCCTGCGCGCCGGCGTATGTGCCCCCCCCGCCTTCATCCctcatctccccccccccgccccccagcatcCAAACCCCACCGGGCCCAAACGCCGATCTGGGCTACCATACGGATCCTGGGCTACCATATGGcacggtgccggtgccgccgccaACCCGCCGAGCTGCGAAAAaaccagccccccccaccccccaccccttccttgtccgtccgtccgtccccccccccccaatctgcAGCACCGGCGCCAAAAATATCCGCAGCAATAAGAATAATTAACGGCTTGGGTGGCCCACGCCGCCGGGATGGTTGCCACCCGGTGACACCGGGGCAATGGGGACTCCccccccagcttctccagggGTGCCACCGCggtgccatggcaggggggtgggtgTCCCGCTCGCAGCACTGGTGGGacacccctccctccccgccgcgtCCCCCCGCGTCCCCAAGCCGCAGCCACACGGGGGTGGGCGCCGGGAGCGTGTCCCCCTCCCAAATCCCcaccgccggggcgggggggggggggggggggggggggatgtttcaGGGCGGCTGCtgtgacatttgctttttttgtggggtttttttttgtggtttgttttttttttttttcctgaaagcgcatatttttatttagtaaatatttgccttttatCCCGGCGGCTAATCACCGCGCTGCTCTTGCCGAAACGCCGCCGCCGTAGGccggggggggaaagaaaaggcccccccacgcccccggcaccgtgtcccccccaccccaccccggccgagccccccgctgtggctgggggagcggggggacgaCGGGGGGTGCCCCGTCCCGCTTTTGGGGTGCTGGCAGAGCCCGTGGGCAGGTGGGGGCCGGtgcccgccgggggggggggggggcgggggggggtgttgccATAGAAATTAGCCGTAACGAAGCCGGGAGGTTTTAATCACGGGACGCTGCCGCGCGGCCCCCGCTCCGCCGtgggggggagggacggggaacCCGCCGTGGggcgggatgcggggggggggggggggggggccgggcaccGGCGGGGTTCGGTGTGGGGCACCCTGCCAGTGCCCGCCACCCCCTGCCTGTATCGTCACCCCCCCGCCTGCATtgccaccccctgcctgcactgtcacccccccctgcccgcactgccaccccctgccttcactgccccccccaccctcactgccccccctgcctgcactgccccccctgcctgcactgtcACCCCCTGCCCGCACTGCCACCCCCCATCACACTGCCCCCCCACCTGTActgtccccccagccctcactgcccccctgcctgcattgccaccccctgcctgcactgccccccctgcctgcactgcccccCCGCCCTCACTGCCCCCCCCGCCTGTGGCTGCACTGTCACCCCCCTGCCCTCACTGTCACTCCCCATCACACTGCCCCCCCGCCTTCACTGCCCCCCCCGCCTGCACTGCCCCCCCTGCCTTCACTGCCCCCCCTGCCCTCACTGTCaccccctgcctgcgctgccacCCCCATCACACTGCCCCCCCATCACACTGCACCCCCGATcaccctgccccccccatccccccgcagcccccaatcaccccccacccccccgtgccCGCCGcggacccccacccccccccgcaccccccccccccccagccctttttCCCGGCGGCCGGGGGCCGATTTACTCGAGTGCTGGAATTCGGGCTCAAACTGGAGCCGAAGCGCTTAAATAAAATCAAGCCGTCACTCcgaccccgccccccccgcgcccccccacagccgagggggcggggggggccggggcgggggggggaggaggagtgcGGAGGTGCCACGGAGGGGGGAGGAAggttcccgcccccccccccccccccccccccagccacagcGCGGGGTGAGGAAGACNNNNNNNNNNNNNNNNNNNNNNNNNNNNNNNNNNNNNNNNNNNNNNNNNNNNNNNNNNNNNNNNNNNNNNNNNNNNNNNNNNNNNNNNNNNNNNNNNNNNNNNNNNNNNNNNNNNNNNNNNNNNNNNNNNNNNNNNNNNNNNNNNNNNNNNNNNNNNNNNNNNNNNNNNNNNNNNNNNNNNNNNNNNNNNNNNNNNNNNNTCCCCCCGCccaaaaaaaataacccccccccccaaaaaaaaccctcacaaataAAACCCTAAACCAacggccacccccccccccccccccaaaaaaaaataaacccaaaaatgATGTTTATTTATTGCATTTGGAAGGTTTTGGCACAGCGCGGTGCTCGGGGCGctgggggaggacggggggggtcccagccgcATCCTgacccccccttccctttcccccttcccccccctttctccccccccccagaccctccccccAGCGGGCTCCTGCCTGCACTCCCCGCTCCTGTGCAGGgggggcccccgccgccgctttcggcaaaattgcaaatattttccctttttctttttttttttttttttttttttttttttaaactctcccTCTTTTTAAATAGAACTTGCGAGTTAGAAAATAGTTTCTTTGCCGTCGGTCGGTCGGTTGGTCGTGGGGGGgggttctttttgtttaaattttaatataatcTGCTTCTCTCATCAGCCCGGAAATTTAATATATAAGcatgtacaagaaaaaaaaaagtctcttcccCCGCTCTGTACAAAAGTTGCtgtctatttattattttttttttcctttttttttgttgtagttgctgttgggggggggggtcgctttgttgtttttttttttgttccggTTTTGTGCATTCTATTGCATTTGTAATTTTGAGGGGGGGGTgcgaaagaaagaaaagaaggaagggggaaaaaagaagaaaacaagaaggaaacaacggaaaaaaagaagaggaaaaaaagaagaaagaagaaaaaagaaaaaaaggaaaaaagaaaaataagagaaaaaagaagaaaaaagaaggagaaaagaaaaagaaaaaaggaaaaaaggaaaaaagaaaaaagaagaaagaagaaaaaaggaagaaaagaagaaaaaaagaagaaaaagaaggaaaaaagaaaaagaaaaagaagaaagaagaaaaaaggaagaaaagaagaaaaaagaagaaaaagacgaaagaaaagaagataaaaaaagaagaaaaaataagaagacaaaaaaaaaagaaaggaaaaaaaaaaggaaggaaaaaataagacgcaaaaaaaaaaaaagggaagaaaaaaatctccccccccccccaaaaaaattaagtCATATCTGGGTTCCTGGACTTTCTCCTTGGTGTGGGTCTGGATTATATAGGGGTCCGCCAGGGTGGTGCCGGGGGGTGCAGAGAGTTCCCCAGGCTGTTCTCTGTCCAGTGGGCCCCGTGGGCGGGTTTGTAGGTGTTGTAGTTAATGTGGTCATGGATGGCGGGCAGCACCACCGCCCCCTCACCTGCTCCGCCGGCCGCGCTGGCCGCCGTGGTggccgcggcggcgcggcgggtgGGATGTCCTCGTCCACCTGGATGATCTCCACCGTCCGGGCGGCCGTCACCGTGCTGCGTTGCTGGTGTCGCTTGCGGAGTTTGTAGAAGACGATGAGCATGGCCGCCGCCAGCAGCGTCACCGCCACGAAGCAACCGATGATGATCTTGGTGGTCTTCATCACCTCGTCCAAGCTGGTCTGCATCTTGTCGCCGGAGTCGGCGGTGGGTACGGCCACCTGCTTGGGCGTCCGGGGTGTCTGGACCAggacggtggtggtggtggtgtacgCCGGCTGGTAGCCCGTCGACGTGGTGGGGACGGGCTTGGTGAACTTGGGGGAGATGTCCTCGGGGGAGATCTCGGTGGTCTCCACCGTGACGGTGGTGAAGAAGCTGTAGTTGGAGGTGTTGAGCTCGGCCGTGCTCACGTTGAGGTAGGCCGAGGCGTTGGAGTTCCCCGCCACGTTGGTCACCATGCAGGTGTAAACCCGGTGTCCGTCAACAAGACGTGGGAGAAGTTCAAGGTGCCGTCGTTTGAGGACGGAGATGCGCGGGTGCTGGACGCGTGGCTCAGGACCGTCCCGTTAGGCAGCAACCACCTAACGGAGGACATGGAAGGAGTTCGGCACTTGAGCTCGGCCACCCGCCCCCTCGGAGATGTTGAGGTCCATGGGGGCGTCCATGATGAAGGGCGCCGAGCACTGGAAGGAGGTCTGGTCCACCTCCACCAGGAACCTGCCCCGCATGTGCAGGGGGCATGGCAGCGCCCGCAGCAGGTGGAGTTGGTGGGGATGTACTCCCGCAACCACCATGACAGCCAGAGGATGTCGCAGTCGCAGTCCCAGGGGTTGTGGTGCAGGTGAGCTCCACCAGGTACCGCAGCGGGGCGAAGAGGTCGTGGGGCAGAGGAGAGGTTGTTGTGGGCCAGGTTGAGCTCCACCAGCGCCGTCAGGTCGTCGAAGGCGTTCCGCTCGATCAGGTTGATCTGCGAGTTCATAATCCAGAGCTTTTTGAGGGACTTGAGCCGTGGAAGGAGCCCGGTTTGATCTCGGGGAAGTTATTGCCCGacatctccagctcctccagccccaccaagGGCGTCAGGTTGGGCATGTCCTTAATGTTGCACATCCCCAGGTTGAGGTACTTGAGGTTGTACAACCCCTCGAAAGCCCCCTCGGAGATGTACTCCAGCTTCTTCAGCTCGCCCAGGTCCAGGCGCATGAGGGAGGGCACCCGGTTGAAGGCGTACGAGGGATGCTCTCGATGGGGTTGTCCTCAACCACAGCTCCCGCAGCTTGGAGAGGTACTCGAAGGCCCCGCTGGGGATGACGGTCAACCAGTTGTCAAAGAGCTCCAGGGTGTTGAGGCTGGCCAAGCCGTTGAAGGCCCCCACCTCGATCTGCCGGATGGCGTTCCTGCCCAACTGCAGGACCTCCAGGTGATGCAGGTGCCGGAACGTGTCCGCCTGGATCATCTGGATGTTGTTCTCCATGAGGTTGAGATAGCGGGTGTTGGAGGGGATGCCGGGGGCACCTCGGCGAGGCGCGCCGGGTTGCAGACCACCTTGCTGAACTGGTTACTGCAGGAACAAACGGAGGGGCAGCtctgggggccgggggaggcggcggcgacGTAGAGAATCCAGGCGTGGAGGGTCAGGTAGGAGACCAGGGCAGCTCTGCCggcgcggtggcggcggtggtggtggtgacggtggtgacggtggtggtggtggtgcacaGTTACCTGCCACAAGAGCTTCATGATGTGGCACGTTCATCATTCACCATCGTCTGGGGATGTCGGCGTGAAGAAGGAGAAGTGgctcagggcccccc
Above is a window of Larus michahellis chromosome 1, bLarMic1.1, whole genome shotgun sequence DNA encoding:
- the LRRC4 gene encoding LOW QUALITY PROTEIN: leucine-rich repeat-containing protein 4 (The sequence of the model RefSeq protein was modified relative to this genomic sequence to represent the inferred CDS: inserted 10 bases in 8 codons; deleted 3 bases in 2 codons), whose product is MKLLWQVTVHHHHHRHHRHHHHRRHRAGRAALVSYLTLHAWILYVAAASPGPQSCPSVCSCSNQFSKVVCNPARLAEVPXGIPSNTRYLNLMENNIQMIQADTFRHLHHLEVLQLGRNAIRQIEVGAFNGLASLNTLELFDNWLTVIPSGAFEYLSKLRELWLRTTPSRAXPSYAFNRVPSLMRLDLGELKKLEYISEGAFEGLYNLKYLNLGMCNIKDMPNLTPLVGLEELEMSGNNFPEIKPGSFHGXKSLKKLWIMNSQINLIERNAFDDLTALVELNLAHNNLSXLPHDLFAPLRYLVEXHLHHNPWDCDCDILWLSWWLREYIPTNSTCCGRCHAPXHMRGRFLVEVDQTSFQCSAPFIMDAPMDLNISEGRVAELKCRTPSMSSVRWLLPNGTVLSHASSTRASPSSNDGTLNFSHVLLTDTGXYTCMVTNVAGNSNASAYLNVSTAELNTSNYSFFTTVTVETTEISPEDISPKFTKPVPTTSTGYQPAYTTTTTVLVQTPRTPKQVAVPTADSGDKMQTSLDEVMKTTKIIIGCFVAVTLLAAAMLIVFYKLRKRHQQRSTVTAARTVEIIQVDEDIPPAAPAATTAASAAGGAGEGAVVLPAIHDHINYNTYKPAHGAHWTENSLGNSLHPPXTTLADPYIIQTHTKEKVQEPRYDLIFLGGGGDFFLPFFFFCVLFFPSFFFSFLFFLSSYFFFFFYLLFFRLFLLFSSFLPFFFFLLFLFLFSFFFFFFSSFLPFFFFLLFSFFLFSFFLFLFSFFFLLFSLIFLFSFFSFFFFLLFFLFFFSVVSFLFSSFFPLPSFLSFAPPPQNYKCNRMHKTGTKKKTTKRPPPPTATTTKKKEKKNNK